A stretch of DNA from Streptomyces venezuelae:
GGGGGGCCGCGCAATGATCGCGCGCCTTCGAATGCTGATGAATACTGGTGAATGTCGGGGGAGTTGAACGAACAGGGGGTTCCCGGTGGACCAACCGGCCGAGATCGGCCGACGGGTGCAGCAGCTGCGCACCCGCGGCGGTATGACCCAGCGGCAGCTCGCCGAGCCCGCCTACAGCGCGGCCTACATCTCCACCCTGGAGTCCGGCCGCGTCCGTCCCTCCGAAACGGCGCTGCGCTTCCTCGCCACCCGCCTCGGCACCACCTACGAGGAACTCGCCACCGGCCGCCCCGCCCACCTGGCCACCGAACTCAGGCTCGCCCTGACCGACGCGCAGCGGACACTGGCCACCGGCGCGGCCGACGAGGCGGCCGGCCACTACCGGAGCCTGCTCGCCGAGGCGGAACGCCTGGAACTGCCCGCAGAACAGGCCGAGGCGCAGCTGGGCCTCGGCGACTGCGCCCTGGAATCCGGTGAACTTCCCGCGGCACGCGGTCACTTCGCCGCGGCCGAGGCGCTGCTGTCCGGCGAACCACTGCCGCGCCGGGCCCGCGCCATCCGCGGCCGGGCCGTCGCCCACCTCCTCGCGGGGGAGCTCCGGTACGCCTGCTACCTGCTCGAATCGACCATCGAGGAGCTGGAAGCCCGCGGCCTGGCCGACCCCGAGGCGCTGGTGATGCTGTACGCGGCCGTCATCAGCCCGTACATCGACATGGGTGCGCACGCCCGCGCGGCCCATGCCGCCGAAACGGCCCTCGCCCTGGCCCCGCAGGTCGGCGATCCCGCCCTGGTGGCCGGGATGCACCGGCAGGTGGCCCGGACCTTCCTCGCCGAGGGGCGCACCGCCGACGCCGACGCCTCGCTCGCCAAGGCCCAGTCGATGTACCGGCAGCTCCGGCTGGCCACCGACCTCGCGCACTGTCACTGGATGCGCGGCTACGTCAAGGCCCAGAGCGGAGAACTCACCGCTGCCGAGGAGGAGTTGCGTACGGCCCGGAGTATTCTCGCCGCCCGGCGGGCCGCCCTCTACACCGCACAGGTGGAGGTCGAGCTGGCCGATGTCCTGCGCCGCCTCGGCCGGCACGGGGAGGCCGCCGAGCTCCTGTCCGGCGTACTGGACCTGGACGACCACCACGGCGCCGTGCACGCCGGCGGGGCCCACCGGCTCCTCGGCCTCATGGCCGAGGAGCGCGGTGACACCGAAGCGGCCGAGGAGCACTACGTACGTGCCCTGGCCCTGCTGGAACGCAGCGGGGCCACCGGTGACCTCGCCGACCTGTGCCGGCTCCTGGGTGATCTGCTGCGCCGTGCGGGCCGGACCGAGGCCGCCCTCGACGCGTACCGCACCGGCCTGGGCCACCGGGCCGCCATCGGCACCACCACCCTGGGCCCGGCTCCGCCCGGCCCCTGCTGAGCGCTGCGGCGGTGGCGGTGGCAGTGGTTACGGCCGGGCCAGGATGTCGGCCATCCGGTGCGCGTAGATCACCCGCCCGCAGGGGGAGCCGGTGTCCGTGCAGGTCGCGTCCGCGGTGTCCATCCGGTGCTCGGACAGGGACCAGAGGTACTGTGTGCCGCCGCCCGGCCGGCTCTGCCCGTGCTCGACGTACAGGTCCTCGGGGCCGACGGCATTGGTGATGTTGCCGCCGAGGTCCACCAGCCGGGCCCCGGAGACCTGGGCGCGCCGCAGGCTGCCGCTGTTGTTGAGGTAGCTGCGGTTGAAGTAGTACACACCGTTGTAGCGGGCCGCGCCCTGGGTGAGGTCACGGGGCAGGTGGAACGCGCTCGTTGCGGCGACCGTGCCGTTCACCG
This window harbors:
- a CDS encoding helix-turn-helix domain-containing protein, with translation MDQPAEIGRRVQQLRTRGGMTQRQLAEPAYSAAYISTLESGRVRPSETALRFLATRLGTTYEELATGRPAHLATELRLALTDAQRTLATGAADEAAGHYRSLLAEAERLELPAEQAEAQLGLGDCALESGELPAARGHFAAAEALLSGEPLPRRARAIRGRAVAHLLAGELRYACYLLESTIEELEARGLADPEALVMLYAAVISPYIDMGAHARAAHAAETALALAPQVGDPALVAGMHRQVARTFLAEGRTADADASLAKAQSMYRQLRLATDLAHCHWMRGYVKAQSGELTAAEEELRTARSILAARRAALYTAQVEVELADVLRRLGRHGEAAELLSGVLDLDDHHGAVHAGGAHRLLGLMAEERGDTEAAEEHYVRALALLERSGATGDLADLCRLLGDLLRRAGRTEAALDAYRTGLGHRAAIGTTTLGPAPPGPC